In a single window of the Halolamina litorea genome:
- a CDS encoding ribonuclease HI family protein, translated as MTDEPLPAEYLSPLAGLVDEVLAGVGYEMAVATDAIDDAVPGYGGLFDPATTRGELRDAIEGLSADALARPAVSGTDGDEFVLYVDGSSRGNPGPAGAGAVIMDAEETELARLGRPVGSRSGNNTAEYVALQLGLSELLTRYEPRRVEVRIDSMTVLRDVWGGDDPTEPGVDAYSEAVTAALSRVPEHRYTHLADNDPNPADALATVGADIASLGP; from the coding sequence GTGACCGACGAACCCCTCCCGGCAGAGTACCTCTCGCCGCTGGCCGGCCTCGTCGACGAGGTGTTGGCCGGCGTCGGCTACGAGATGGCGGTGGCCACGGACGCCATCGACGATGCCGTCCCCGGCTACGGGGGGCTGTTCGACCCCGCGACCACTCGCGGGGAGTTACGGGACGCAATCGAAGGGCTGTCGGCCGACGCTCTCGCGCGGCCGGCAGTCTCCGGGACGGACGGAGACGAGTTCGTCCTCTACGTCGACGGCAGTTCGCGGGGCAACCCCGGGCCGGCCGGAGCGGGAGCGGTCATCATGGACGCCGAGGAGACCGAACTCGCCCGGCTGGGTCGCCCGGTCGGCTCCCGGTCGGGAAACAATACCGCCGAGTACGTCGCCCTCCAACTGGGGCTCTCGGAGCTGTTGACTCGCTACGAGCCCCGCCGTGTCGAGGTCCGAATCGACTCGATGACCGTCCTCCGGGACGTCTGGGGCGGCGACGACCCGACGGAGCCGGGGGTCGACGCCTACAGCGAGGCCGTCACGGCGGCGCTCTCACGGGTCCCCGAACACCGGTACACCCATCTGGCCGACAACGACCCGAACCCCGCCGACGCGCTGG
- a CDS encoding metallophosphoesterase, with protein sequence MPDTYYLISDLHIGGDEQLEQVDFLDELLDFLRDLAGRDEDAELIINGDAFGLWEFTGVEGPAKFDALVERYPELFEQLRTTGREMPITLIPGNHDYELAAYPEYVDRLAEYNVTLEQEVAIERPVGDYLVHVEHGMQEDPNNRIPDFGNPYANPPGYFVNRQITSRAGRLSGRGKYNWLKDIQAVTPMTQIPDWMVSNYFYREMSAWLRFSVVPFLLLFNVGLLYVGVFALDRFGVWSLPLALIQQFLGLFGPAGRLVELVLAGNLVLVLLLLAIAVPLSVFVRDARKTLRRFGLTRSRTDVEPVEKYLNRARTVFASNSEVAVYVYGHTHRPSVTEVGDSLALNTGTWLKRLHRVDPLFGVLPPVYYSSYRLNYFRLSPAADGGVIVEYDVIEKSDPGEETLLQRLLTRSPERGSSLPDRTVVSPDSGTAEPAETGSEPSN encoded by the coding sequence GATCATCAACGGCGACGCGTTCGGCCTGTGGGAGTTCACGGGCGTTGAGGGGCCGGCGAAGTTCGACGCGCTCGTCGAGCGCTACCCGGAACTGTTCGAGCAACTCAGGACGACCGGACGGGAGATGCCGATCACGCTCATCCCGGGTAACCACGACTACGAACTCGCCGCGTATCCCGAGTACGTCGACCGGCTGGCGGAGTACAACGTCACGCTGGAACAGGAAGTCGCGATAGAGCGCCCGGTCGGCGACTACCTCGTCCACGTCGAACACGGGATGCAGGAGGACCCCAACAATCGGATCCCGGACTTCGGAAACCCCTACGCGAACCCGCCGGGCTACTTCGTGAACCGTCAGATCACGAGCCGTGCAGGGCGACTCTCGGGTCGTGGGAAGTACAACTGGCTGAAGGACATCCAAGCGGTGACGCCGATGACTCAGATCCCCGACTGGATGGTCTCGAACTACTTCTACCGGGAGATGAGCGCGTGGCTTCGCTTTTCGGTTGTGCCCTTCTTGCTCCTGTTCAACGTCGGGCTGCTGTACGTCGGCGTGTTCGCGCTCGATCGGTTCGGTGTGTGGTCGCTGCCGCTGGCGTTGATCCAGCAGTTCCTCGGACTGTTCGGCCCGGCCGGGCGGCTCGTCGAACTCGTCCTGGCGGGGAACCTGGTGCTCGTCCTGCTGTTGCTGGCGATCGCGGTCCCGCTCTCGGTGTTCGTACGCGACGCCCGGAAGACGCTCAGACGGTTCGGCCTCACGCGCTCGCGGACGGACGTCGAACCGGTAGAGAAGTACCTCAACCGGGCCAGGACGGTGTTCGCGTCGAACTCCGAGGTCGCTGTGTACGTCTACGGACACACCCACCGGCCATCAGTGACCGAAGTCGGGGACTCCCTCGCCCTCAACACCGGTACGTGGCTCAAGCGCCTCCACCGGGTCGACCCGCTGTTCGGCGTGCTCCCGCCCGTCTACTACTCGTCGTACCGTCTCAACTACTTCCGACTCTCCCCGGCGGCCGACGGCGGCGTCATCGTCGAGTACGACGTGATCGAGAAATCCGATCCGGGCGAGGAGACGCTGCTCCAGCGGCTTCTGACTCGCTCACCCGAACGGGGGTCGTCACTCCCCGACCGAACCGTCGTCAGTCCCGACAGCGGGACCGCGGAACCAGCGGAAACAGGTTCGGAACCGTCGAACTGA